In Papaver somniferum cultivar HN1 chromosome 1, ASM357369v1, whole genome shotgun sequence, a genomic segment contains:
- the LOC113291688 gene encoding F-box protein SKIP23-like isoform X1, producing MAEWSQLLGELLYNIAKKLNSDIDVLRMRSVCSSWRSSVSYPLFYCFPNCIPIHPKVTGTSMSNLGLFYLSRRLILRLGPPESQQTGTSWLIKLEQDGPDMPHLLNPLTGNLVHPSYPTSPKIIDSINFQIFELAQEFVLRFTDNPPYTNPSAYTGDLYMEKVVFSSNPPWSVGTDYAIMTIHVSGKLAVFRSIDNLWAIIDEFISLFDDVICYKGGFYAVDSRGRAVVVNPSLTISEIANPIYGGDLKCLVESDGELLMVDRYLSTGLDEEPGNDHNDDPLVALSDLCITESTVCFKVYKLNQDLQTWVELKSLDDRVLFLGDNCSFSASAHDFSGCKGSCIYYTDKFARSSNEEDGTFATDIGLFNLESGNIGPLVSNSGCSQLFWPPPAWVSNLTI from the coding sequence ATGGCCGAGTGGTCGCAGCTTCTTGGAGAACTGTTGTATAATATTGCGAAAAAACTGAACTCTGATATTGACGTTCTTCGAATGAGGTCTGTCTGCTCATCATGGAGATCATCAGTTTCATATCCTCTGTTCTACTGCTTCCCTAATTGTATTCCCATTCACCCGAAAGTTACTGGTACCAGTATGTCTAACCTTGGTCTCTTTTATCTCTCTAGAAGATTAATATTACGTCTTGGACCACCAGAGAGTCAGCAGACAGGAACATCTTGGCTTATCAAACTTGAGCAAGATGGTCCCGACATGCCACATCTTTTGAATCCTCTAACTGGAAACCTAGTTCACCCATCATATCCTACCTCACCAAAGATTATTGATTCAATCAACTTTCAAATCTTTGAGTTGGCTCAAGAGTTTGTCCTTCGTTTTACTGATAACCCACCATATACCAATCCCTCTGCATATACTGGCGATTTGTACATGGAGAAAGTTGTCTTCTCTTCAAATCCTCCTTGGAGTGTTGGCACCGATTATGCGATCATGACCATACATGTGTCAGGAAAATTAGCTGTCTTCAGATCTATAGACAATTTGTGGGCTATAATTGATGAATTTATATCTCTTTTTGATGATGTTATATGTTACAAAGGTGGATTCTATGCAGTGGATAGCCGCGGCAGAGCTGTAGTTGTTAACCCATCTCTAACCATTTCAGAGATTGCAAATCCTATATATGGTGGTGATTTGAAGTGTTTGGTGGAATCAGATGGAGAACTGTTAATGGTTGACAGATATCTAAGCACCGGTCTTGATGAAGAACCTGGTAATGATCACAATGATGACCCTCTTGTTGCGCTGAGTGATCTTTGTATTACCGAGTCCACAGTCTGTTTTAAAGTCTACAAGTTAAATCAAGACTTGCAGACCTGGGTCGAATTAAAAAGCTTGGATGATCGTGTTTTATTCCTAGGTGACAACTGCTCATTTTCTGCCTCAGCTCATGATTTTTCAGGATGTAAAGGAAGTTGCATATATTATACAGATAAATTTGCCCGCTCAAGCAATGAAGAAGACGGTACATTTGCCACTGACATTGGCCTATTTAACCTAGAGAGTGGCAATATTGGTCCTCTAGTTTCTAATTCAGGGTGTTCACAGTTATTCTGGCCTCCACCAGCTTGGGTTTCAAATTTAACAATCTAA
- the LOC113291688 gene encoding F-box protein SKIP23-like isoform X2: MAEWSQLLGELLYNIAKKLNSDIDVLRMRRLILRLGPPESQQTGTSWLIKLEQDGPDMPHLLNPLTGNLVHPSYPTSPKIIDSINFQIFELAQEFVLRFTDNPPYTNPSAYTGDLYMEKVVFSSNPPWSVGTDYAIMTIHVSGKLAVFRSIDNLWAIIDEFISLFDDVICYKGGFYAVDSRGRAVVVNPSLTISEIANPIYGGDLKCLVESDGELLMVDRYLSTGLDEEPGNDHNDDPLVALSDLCITESTVCFKVYKLNQDLQTWVELKSLDDRVLFLGDNCSFSASAHDFSGCKGSCIYYTDKFARSSNEEDGTFATDIGLFNLESGNIGPLVSNSGCSQLFWPPPAWVSNLTI; encoded by the exons ATGGCCGAGTGGTCGCAGCTTCTTGGAGAACTGTTGTATAATATTGCGAAAAAACTGAACTCTGATATTGACGTTCTTCGAATGAG AAGATTAATATTACGTCTTGGACCACCAGAGAGTCAGCAGACAGGAACATCTTGGCTTATCAAACTTGAGCAAGATGGTCCCGACATGCCACATCTTTTGAATCCTCTAACTGGAAACCTAGTTCACCCATCATATCCTACCTCACCAAAGATTATTGATTCAATCAACTTTCAAATCTTTGAGTTGGCTCAAGAGTTTGTCCTTCGTTTTACTGATAACCCACCATATACCAATCCCTCTGCATATACTGGCGATTTGTACATGGAGAAAGTTGTCTTCTCTTCAAATCCTCCTTGGAGTGTTGGCACCGATTATGCGATCATGACCATACATGTGTCAGGAAAATTAGCTGTCTTCAGATCTATAGACAATTTGTGGGCTATAATTGATGAATTTATATCTCTTTTTGATGATGTTATATGTTACAAAGGTGGATTCTATGCAGTGGATAGCCGCGGCAGAGCTGTAGTTGTTAACCCATCTCTAACCATTTCAGAGATTGCAAATCCTATATATGGTGGTGATTTGAAGTGTTTGGTGGAATCAGATGGAGAACTGTTAATGGTTGACAGATATCTAAGCACCGGTCTTGATGAAGAACCTGGTAATGATCACAATGATGACCCTCTTGTTGCGCTGAGTGATCTTTGTATTACCGAGTCCACAGTCTGTTTTAAAGTCTACAAGTTAAATCAAGACTTGCAGACCTGGGTCGAATTAAAAAGCTTGGATGATCGTGTTTTATTCCTAGGTGACAACTGCTCATTTTCTGCCTCAGCTCATGATTTTTCAGGATGTAAAGGAAGTTGCATATATTATACAGATAAATTTGCCCGCTCAAGCAATGAAGAAGACGGTACATTTGCCACTGACATTGGCCTATTTAACCTAGAGAGTGGCAATATTGGTCCTCTAGTTTCTAATTCAGGGTGTTCACAGTTATTCTGGCCTCCACCAGCTTGGGTTTCAAATTTAACAATCTAA
- the LOC113291697 gene encoding late embryogenesis abundant protein 2-like yields the protein MAAISFAKSAAVMNISGSFPQTPSTCIPSSSVSFRKASSVSFSSIQVSSFNPNQDRNTVAREMKCRAKDPLAEQAVEKLNEGIAKATELSDSAIANVTENIETAKAKAGELLDQLKDNTSESIENVKGKGEELKEKTEDVAGSVKDNVVEGTEKATATASNLGEEAKESVLDVGEKAKEIAKEAWEATKDTTQKVKEAVVGTDVLEM from the exons ATGGCAGCCATCAGTTTTGCAAAGAGTGCTGCAGTAATGAACATCTCCGGTTCATTCCCTCAAACCCCATCTACTTGCATTCCTTCATCATCTGTATCATTCCGCAAAGCCTCAAGTGTTAGCTTCTCCTCTATTCAAGTCTCAAGTTTCAATCCCAACCAA GACAGGAACACAGTAGCTAGAGAAATGAAGTGCAGAGCTAAAGATCCATTAGCTGAACAAGCAGTAGAGAAACTAAACGAGGGCATTGCAAAAGCAACAGAACTGTCTGACAGTGCAATCGCTAATGTGACAGAAAACATCGAAACAGCCAAAGCGAAAGCAGGAGAATTACTAGACCAGTTGAAAGATAACACGTCGGAATCGATAGAGAATGTCAAAGGAAAGGGTGAAGAATTGAAAGAAAAGACTGAAGATGTGGCAGGATCCGTGAAAGATAACGTAGTAGAAGGAACCGAGAAGGCAACTGCGACTGCATCTAATTTAGGTGAGGAAGCTAAAGAGAGTGTATTAGATGTGGGAGAGAAAGCCAAAGAAATTGCCAAGGAAGCTTGGGAAGCTACTAAAGACACAACACAGAAAGTCAAGGAGGCTGTTGTTGGTACAGATGTGTTAGAGATGTAA